A stretch of the Uranotaenia lowii strain MFRU-FL chromosome 3, ASM2978415v1, whole genome shotgun sequence genome encodes the following:
- the LOC129752212 gene encoding uncharacterized protein LOC129752212 has protein sequence MTDPIKTSPPVELPRAGQVVRASAAGSATASASTANQFSPVVFRQQHPQLRPPRTISTGSYEDSESDDNFQPVASIHDTSAMATVSLPAAVTGTGDDSGHGNPLNTESGNGAFK, from the coding sequence ATGACGGACCCGATCAAAACATCACCCCCCGTCGAGCTGCCGAGAGCCGGCCAAGTTGTTAGAGCCTCGGCGGCAGGATCAGCCACAGCATCAGCATCAACAGCAAATCAATTCTCTCCGGTGGTGTTCCGGCAACAGCATCCTCAGCTGAGGCCTCCGAGGACCATTTCCACCGGCAGCTACGAGGATTCCGAAAGCGATGACAACTTTCAACCAGTAGCATCGATACATGACACATCAGCCATGGCAACGGTCTCACTTCCGGCTGCGGTAACCGGAACAGGAGACGATAGTGGCCACGGGAATCCTCTAAATACCGAGAGCGGAAACGGTGCCTTCAAGTGA